In the genome of Leptospira broomii serovar Hurstbridge str. 5399, the window GAGGTGGAAGGGAAAACCCAAGAGCTAAACCGGCGAACATTCCGGCAGTTCCTAAGCCCGTTGCGGCCGCTCTTTGCTCTTCTGCAAACCAGTCGGCTGCTAATTTTGTAATTCCGTTCATGATAAAGGGTTGGGCGATCGCGTTTCCTATTTGGCAAATGAGAAGTAGCCAGAAACTTCCGGTATAGATCCTCATGCACGCAAATATGGACATGATAGCGAGGCCGAGTCGAATTGTGAATCGATATCCTTTCCGATCGGTCATAGCGCCCGCAGGCATTGAAACCAGGGTGAACATCAGAGGATTGCAAACCGTCAATGCGCTGGCTAACAATTCCGAAACACCGTACAGATTTTGGACTTCCGTCATCAGAGAAACGAAATTCAAATAGATCATTTGGCTGACTCCGATCACGGTCATATAGGACGCGAGAACAATCCATCGATAAGGTCTGTAATAATTAATTTGTTTCATAACGATTTCCCCGTGATTTTAAGCGGTTTTTTTCCCATGCACTATCAAAGTTTTTTCCCGGTTCCAGCTTTTATATAGAGGACCTAAGGCATCGTGCAATTGCATAAATCTGGCGAACATTTCATCCATTGCTTTCTTGTTTTTTTGATCCGGTTGGTATTCGGCTTTTATTCGAATTAATTCCGGAATATCAGAAAATTTTAATAGTCCGAGGCCTATCCCTGCGATCCAGGCCGAGCCCCTGGCATTCGATTGCACGGTGGCTTCGGGTTGGCGTACCGGAATGCCGAGGGTGTCTGCGAAAATTTGGCACCATACGTCGGAAGTGGCGCCTCCGCCGACGATAGTTATGGAAGACAAGTTTTTCTTCAGGAATTTCTCTACCGGCTTTAGCATCCAGCGCGTATTCAACGCCACTCCTTCCAAGAAAGCTCGGATAATATCTTCTCTACTATGTTCTAAGGAAAGATTTACCATGCCTCCCCGGAGAGATAGATCGTCCACCGGACATCTTTCTCCATATAACCAAGGCATATAAAGAAGACCCCGACTTCCTGCAGGTGTTCTTGCGGCAATACGATCCAGGATCTTGTACACGTCGGATACATGCTCTTCTCGGAGGAGCTCATCCTGATGATACAAGATCCTGTCCTTAAGAAAGCTTAAGTTAGCGCCTGCGGTAGTTTGCATCGCGGTCATTAGGTATTTCCCCGGAATCGCACAAGGCACCGATGCCATGGATGAAATGATATCGGTTTTTTTATTTGGAACATGAGCCGCAATCCAGGACGAGGTTCCGATATACAGGTGTGCCTCCCCGTCGACGACTGCTCCGGATCCGATCGCCGCCGCGGAAACATCAATGGCTCCTCCAATAACGGGAGTTCCGGAAGGAAGCTTCAAGGCCGAAGCGACTTCGGGCAGAAGACCTCCTATGATATCGGTGCATCGGACGATCTCGGGAAATTTTTTCGGATCGATCCCGCTTAAAGTGAGCAGGCTGGAATCGTAGCGAACCCGGTTGGAATCGCGATTGTCCGTTACCCAAGACGTAAGAATCGAATCCGGTGTAGCAACAAACTTTCCGGTCAGTTTCATATTCAAATAATCTAATGCGTTTAGGAATTTATAGGTTCTTTCGTAAACTTCGGGAAATTCATTCTTGATTAGAAGCATATGAGCTGCCGGATCTTTTCCGGATAGGGACGGTGCGCCTCCCGTGAGTCGAATCCATTTCCAGAGCTTTCGCGGGGAGTAGCCGGCTACCGGGCCACCCGCATGATTTTGGATATGTTCCGCTCCTCTCATATCCATCCAGAGGACCGCATTCATAAGTTCTTGGCCCTGTTCGTCTACAGGAACGGTCACTTCTCCTTGGGTGGAGCAGCAAATTCCGCGTACCTTGCTTCGATCGACTCCCGATGCATTCAATGCGGTACGCGAGGTTTCTAATAATGCAGTCCACCAATCCTCAGGTCTTTGTTCCGCCCCGTGACCCGGAAGAATCATGAGTTCCACTTCTCTGTAAGCCCAGGAAAGGATTCGTCCGTCAAGTGTGCAAACCGCTGACTTACATCCCGATGTTCCTAAGTCTACGGCCAAGATTAAATTGTCATTTCCGGATAATTGCTTCTGTGTCTTCATACCCGTCGCCCATTCGGGACGGATTGACCAAAAAGTCAACAAACGTTTAATAAAAATGATCATTGATTATTAAATAACAGTTGTATTGCCATTTTATGGCACTCAATAGATATTCTTAGAGTAGATATTTCGACAAAAGCCGACTATTTTCAGGTTTCCTCCTTGACACAAAGAGTTGGATGCGATCTGAATCTTGCCTATGGAGTTAGCTTTGAAAAGACATCTCGATGTCGTCCGCTTTGCCTCCAGGAAATAAAATTTCGGAAAGACTGAGGGATTATGAAAAAACTAGTCACTGGAGCTGCCGGTTTCATCGGTTCTGCTATAGTTCGCGAATTGCTGAAAGAGGGTCATGAAGTAAAGGTTATGATTCGCAAATCAACCAATACCAAAGGTTTGAGCGGACTAGATGTGGAAGTTGCCTACGGCGATATTTGCGACGGAAGCGCCATGAGATCCGCGCTGAAGGGATGTGACACCTTATATCATACCGCTGCTTTTTTCGCTCACTGGACACTCGATAAAAAATTACCGTACGAGGTAAATGTGGAAGGAACCAAAACTTCCATGAAAGCAGCTTTGGATGCGGGAGTCGGAAAAGTGGTCTATACAAGCACCGGTAACACAATCGGCGCTCACGGGGAGATTCCGGCGGATGAGACTGCAGAGTTCAATCATTGGAAATCCGGTGATCATTATTCCATTTCAAAATACCTCGGCGAGGTGGAAGCTTTAAAGTTCGTTTCTATGGGGTTGCCCATAGTTGTCGTGAATCCCACTCTCGTTATCGGTGCGGGAGATGTGAAGCCAACCACCTCAGGTCAGATGATCATCGACGTTGTTCAAGGAGCGATGCCAGGGTACATCGACGGAGGCACAAATCTTATCGATGTGTCGGATGTTGCGAAAGGTCACCTGCTCGCGGCTAAAAAAGGAAGGGTCGGAGAACGGTACCTTCTCGGAAACGAAAATTTAACTTTATCGGAGTATTTCAGACTTATAGCAGAGATCGCAGGAGTCACGCCGCCTAGAATCAAAATTCCATATTATGTAGCCCTGGGCATGGGCTATATCTTCGAGTTAGGAGCAGCCATCACAAAAAAACATCCGATTGCAACTGCGTCCGAAGTGAGGATCGGGAAATCAAAGGAATTTTTCGATTGTTCTAAGGCAGTTCGCGAGCTTGGGCTTCCTCAAACCCCAGTTAAAATTGCTATTAAGAATGCCATAGATTGGTTCAGGGAAAACGGTTATTTGAAAAAATAAATCCCGACTAGCGACGGTTACCGGCTTCAAAAAGAAAGTTACTGGAAGTTGACCGGGATTCGAACAGTGACGGAAAATAATTATGAAAGCGAATATTAGAGAAACAGTTCTAAGATTGCGAAAAAGTTTCGCGAAGTTCGGGGGTTTAGTTCTCGGACCGTCGGAACGTTTCGAAATGAGGCACCGTATTTTGAACGGGATGCTGCTTGCCGGGGCCTTCGTCATGAGTTTAGCTCTCCTCTCCGAGCTCGTCCGAGAGGGGACTGAAACGGGTAGTCTGATCGGGCTTTGGATCGCTTTTGTTTTTGGTGTACTATTTTACTATTTAGCAAGAGTTAGAAATCAATTTAGACGATTGGTTTTACCAACCTTAATGATCGGGGTCGGCACAACGTTACTTCAGATTCAGTATAGCGGCGGCATTGTGAGTGCCAATATAATAGTATTGGTGCCCATGCTGATTATGTTTATACTTCTACTCGGGCGTAAGTTTGATTGGGCTTCGACGTTACTCTTTGTTGCGATGATTTGCGTGATCAATTATCTGCAGGAAATACGTCCCGGCTGGTTCTCCGACTATTCCAGCGCCCGTGCACGCAGTGAAGATTTTCTGATTACGATAATTTCCGTGTTAGGCGCTACCGGACTGATGCTGCGTACGCTGAATCGTTCTTACGAGGATGCCATAAACGAAGTTAGTAGTCTCAAGAATCAGCAGGATGGCGATTATTTTTTGACATCGCTCCTGATTCGACCGTTAGCCGGTATTCGAATTCGATCGAAAACGGTTCAATTGTGTTCGTATATCAAGCAGAAAAAGATTTTTACCTTTAAGGACAAAGCGCATGAACTCGGAGGCGATATCTGCGTGGCGGATCAAATCCTTCTGCGGGGACGCAATTATTGCGTGTTTGCCAATGGTGATGCCATGGGGAAATCGATGCAGGGAGCCGGGGGAGTTTTAGTATTCGGCACGGCGCTACATGCTTTAATCGAAAGAACTCACCGAGAAGGAATTCTTTCAGGATATTTTCCGGAACGTTGGTTACGAACGGCACTGAATGAACTCAATAAGGTTTTTGAGGGATTTGACGGTTCCATGTCGATGTCGTTGCTACTCGGTCTTGTAGACGAAGAAAACGGATTTCTTTATTACATAAACGCCGAACATCCATTTCCAATTCGGTTGCGCGGAGGTTGCGCCGCATTTCTTTCAGAAGAAGCCACGAATTTCAAACTAGGAATGCTCAGAGAAAAGGCGCAGATCGAAACGTGTTGGATTCGGCCTGGAGATACCGTCATTATCGGTTCGGACGGCAGAGATGATATCTTGATCGGATACGACGCTTCGGAAACGAGGATAATTAACGAAGATCATACAGCTATTTTAAATTTGGTCGAAAAGAGCGAAGGGGATCTAGAGCAACTGGGTAATCTTCTCCAAGAAGCAGGAGATCTTACGGATGATCTGTCTTTACTGAGTATAAAATTTAATCCTAAGGAGATCGACGATGAAAGAGGGAACATGCTTAATCTTGCGGAACCGCTTCGCCTTCTGGAGAAAAATGAAGCTTCTGCAGCTCTTATACTTCTGAAACAGATCATCGAACAATGTCCGTCTGACAAGCTCGCTTGGAATTTACTTTATCGTGTCTACATTCAAATGGGGCTACCGGCGGAAGCAGGGCATGCCGCCGAAAATTATTCCAACATTCAACCTTCAAATCTACAAATGATTTTTAATAGCGCCGTTCAATATGCTAAAGCTGGCCGGATTGAGAGGTCGATCGATATGGCTGAGAGAGTTTATAGTCGAAAACCCGAGGTGATACCCGTCTTGAAACTGTTAGTGCGTCTTTACAAAAAATCGAAACGTATGCAGAGGGCTCAAGAATACCAGGATGAGATTGCGCGATTGCAAAACACTAACACGGAAGGGCATTTGGGATGAAGAAACTTGTAGTTGGAGCCACCGGATTTATAGGCTCTTCTATCGTAAGAGAACTGCTCAAGGACGGAGAGGAAGTAAAGGTCCTTTTTATGAAAGGCCGCCCGAGTCGAGGTAATCTAGCCGGACTCGATGTAGAGAAGGCTTACGGTGATATTCGCGACGGGGATTCCATAAAGAAAGCCTTGCTGGGTTGTGATACTCTCTATTTAGCCGCCGCTTATAACGGGCATTGGGCTCCGAATCCTAAAACGTTTTATGAGATCAATCTGGAAGGAACAAAAACTGCTTTAAGAGCCGCCCTTGAAGCGGGAGTTCAAAAAGTCGTCTATACCAGCTCGAATAACGCTGTCGCTGCCAGCGGACTCGTGGAGGCAGACGAAGAGCGAACCTTTAATTCTTGGGAAGCGAAAGATCATTATACGATGTCCAAATACATCGCGGAAAACGAGGCAAGAATTCTTGCAATTAAAGGTCTTCCGATCGTAATCGTAAATCCTACTTTGGTAATCGGTGCGAACGATAGTAAACCGTCTCCGTCCGGGAGAACGATTCTCGATATTGTCGAGAAGAAAATGCCAGGGTACATTGACGGGGGATTGAATATTATCGACGTAGAGGACGTGGCCCGTGGTCATATTCTCGCCGCAAAAAAAGGGAAGCTGGGCGAAAGGTATTTATTAGGAAATGAGAATATAACGGTTCGCGACTATTTAAATTTAATAGCGGGTATTGCTGGCGTAAAGCCGCCTTCTATAAAGTTGCCGTTTAAGTTAGCGCTCGCTCTTGGACATCTCTTCGAGTTCGGTTCCTCGATAACGAAAAAACCTCCTTTAGTTACTTCAAGCGAAGTAAGAATCGCTAAAATGATGGAATGGTATAATTGCTCCAAGGCGGTGAAGGAGCTTGGTTTGCCACAGACTCCGATCGACATTACCGTCAAAAAAACTATAAACTGGTTCAGAGAAAATGGATATACCAAGAAGTAATATTTTTTGCTACGTATCGATGATTCGCAATTTTTCCTTCAAAATAGGCAGAATTTATCCGCGGTTATTATGAATTCGGTCGCCTTTAAATCTAAGCTCTTGGCATATTTACTTGAATAAAATATTTTCTACGAATCCTGGGTGCATTTTTCGAATGATAGGTAAGGAAAAGATTCTTTTCCGATTTCTATCTCTTTGCATAACATTTTCATTTATTTGTGAATGTTCGGGAAGGAAGGTCCTAGGACATTTTGATCAGTTGACTATTGGCTCCGAATTTCTCGAGCTAAAGTCAATCGCATCCAAAGAAAGAATAAAGACCGAATCGTGTGATAAAGTTTTTTTGAATGCCTTTCAGGTCGGAATTTACAGCGCAAAAACAAACGTGATCAGAGAGGCGCTACGGAAAGAAATGGAGCGGGATTCGAGCATTGTTGCATTTACAGACATCCATTTTCAACACGAAGACGGATGTTGGAAGATAGAGTATACGCCGGAAAGGAGGTCCAAATGAGGCTTATCCTAATAATATTTTCGATCTTTATGCTATTTTCATCGTGCCTTTACGAAAAAGGTTATATTCAGAGGATTCAAATTGACCCTACAACAAGCGATAACCCGGACGAAAAAAAGTTTAATCAAAGTAATCGCGAAAGTTATAAGAAATGTATGTACACGTTTATCGTCCTGATTTGGTATAATCGCCCTTTTCCTTCTAGTTGGAACGATATTATTTTCGATCCTGAGTCCGATGGACACAGATCGATAAAATTGAAAAATGCTACTATGTCCATCCATGCGATAGACTTTTTTCCACCCTGGACAATTTTTATGACGATTATCCCTTTCCCTACCGTACCTATCATGCGAATTTGCGGGATAGTCGAAGGTGAAAACCTTTAATTCTTGAATTATGGATATGTTTTCGGTTTTGAACCTTTTTTGCGAATTCGTGGAATAGAAACAATATTCAATTAAATAATCGTATTAGGAAAAATTTAATTTTCGTGATTGGATCGAGGTGATCTTATCTTGCGTTTTGTCGGAAGAATATGTTCAGGGCGGAAAATACTAGTATATTGTCGAAATAAAATGCATTAGATAAATTTGATCTACGGATCTTGCATTTTATTTTGAGGTTCTTTTTGGGGGATCTTTGTCTGTATTCATTACCATCGATTATTTCGTAAATACCTATAGTCAGGTAGATTATGTTTTCGGAATTCTTTTCTTGATCGGTCCGAGAGCCGCAAATACGAATTAAGTAAATTTTTTTTATCGTCAAGGCTTTCGCATTAATTGCTTTTGGCGAAAATTTTATTCTAAATATTTGTTTTCCTGGTCTTAGCCTGTTTACGTGTTTCTGACAGTTTTTGAAAGGCTTCCAAGCGTAGGTGTAGCACTTCCCGGCATTCTCGAATTACTCCTCTGTTATGCTCATTATTTGTTTCAGCTGCAAGACGAGTTATAGAACCTATCGAGTAACTAAAATACAGTGCAAACGGCCGAAGATCGGATTCACGCAATCCGGTGAAACAACGCATTGCAGTTTTTACCATTAATTCGGCATTTCTATAGGTGTCCTTATCATCCTCAATTCCCAATTCAGGAACCGCCCTTATGCCGGCCCATATATTTGTTAAGGCAGGATCGGTTTGAAAAAGGTGAATATATTGCTTAAGGGCCTTTTCCGCTGCTATTTCCAGTTCGGAAATAGTGCGTACTCGCTCTAAAAGAGATTTTGTACCTTCGTACAATCGATCGTAGTATTCCTGCATAATAGTAAGTAAAAGCTGATTCTTTCCGGGAAAATATTGATATAAGGAACCGATCTGAACTCCCGCGGCTTGGGCAATTTCTCTCATACTAACAGAATCTATGCCTCTTTTACCGATAAGGTCCCGTGCAGTACGTAAAATTAGTTCTACTCGCTCTCGACTTCTGCTTTGCGTTGGCGTACGAATCTTCTTTTTCATAACAATGGATAGATAATCGCAATTGTCTATATAGGCTACTTTTTTCTTGTGGGTCGGTTTTTCGTTTGACCTCACTTTAATACATGAGCAATGCTCATATAATAAAGATCAATGATCATGTATTAAAGTGAGGGAATTTGTGATGCAGCGAGACGGTTTTAGGTCGGGTTCAAGGGAGGCTATTGATTATTCCGATTTTATATGTATAGTTGGAGCAGGTCCGGCTGGACTTTCGATGGGGCGTTCTTTGAAGTCGCGTCGAATCCCCTTTCATATCATTGAAAGACACACGGATGTTGGCGGTATCTGGGATATGGAAAACCCCGGGTCCCCGATGTATAAGAGCGCACATTTTATATCATCGAAGTACCTTTCTAATTATGCCGATTTCCCTATGCCTTCCGACTATCCGGATTATCCATCCAACCGGCAAATCCTAGCTTATCACAGATCGTTTGCTAGAGAATATGATTTGTACCCTCATATCGAATTCAATGCTTCCGTAGAGAACATAGAGAAAAATGGTTCGAAATGGCTAGTGGATCTTGGAAACGGAGAGTTAAGGTTGTACGGAGGAATCGTATGCGCTACCGGAATCACTTGGTCTCCAAATTTCCCAAAGCTGCCGGGTAGCGAAACGTTTAGAGGCGAAGTACTACATAGCGTAAAATACAAGGACGCCTCTTTGTTTAAGGGAAAACGCGTACTGATTGTGGGGGCAGGCAATTCAGGTTGTGATATCGCATGTGATGCCGGCGCCAATGCCGAGCAGGCGTTTATCAGCGTAAGACGTGGCTATCATTTTATTCCGAAGCATGTGTTAGGGCAACCTGCCGACGTATTTGGAGACGGTGCGCATTGGATACCGAATTGGTTCTCGCAATGGGTTCTCGGGAAACTTTTGAGATTTTTGATCGGCGACGTCACTAAGCTCGGACTGCCCGCGCCGGATCATAAAATATTCGAGACACATCCGATTGTAAACGATCAGCTTTTGCATAATTTGCGCCATGGTGATGTGATTGCGAAAGGCGATATAGAAAGATTGAACGGAAATTTTGTGGAGTTTAAGGACGGGACTCGGGAAAAGATCGATATGATCGTACTTGCAACCGGATACAATTGGTCGATCCCCTATATGGATCAATACTTTGAATGGAAAAACGGTCGTCCCACGGATTTGTATCTAACCTTATTCCATCGTAAATATGAGAATTTATATGTTCTTGGATTTATGGAAACCGATGGAGGCGCCTATAAAATGTTCGA includes:
- a CDS encoding PP2C family protein-serine/threonine phosphatase, which translates into the protein MKANIRETVLRLRKSFAKFGGLVLGPSERFEMRHRILNGMLLAGAFVMSLALLSELVREGTETGSLIGLWIAFVFGVLFYYLARVRNQFRRLVLPTLMIGVGTTLLQIQYSGGIVSANIIVLVPMLIMFILLLGRKFDWASTLLFVAMICVINYLQEIRPGWFSDYSSARARSEDFLITIISVLGATGLMLRTLNRSYEDAINEVSSLKNQQDGDYFLTSLLIRPLAGIRIRSKTVQLCSYIKQKKIFTFKDKAHELGGDICVADQILLRGRNYCVFANGDAMGKSMQGAGGVLVFGTALHALIERTHREGILSGYFPERWLRTALNELNKVFEGFDGSMSMSLLLGLVDEENGFLYYINAEHPFPIRLRGGCAAFLSEEATNFKLGMLREKAQIETCWIRPGDTVIIGSDGRDDILIGYDASETRIINEDHTAILNLVEKSEGDLEQLGNLLQEAGDLTDDLSLLSIKFNPKEIDDERGNMLNLAEPLRLLEKNEASAALILLKQIIEQCPSDKLAWNLLYRVYIQMGLPAEAGHAAENYSNIQPSNLQMIFNSAVQYAKAGRIERSIDMAERVYSRKPEVIPVLKLLVRLYKKSKRMQRAQEYQDEIARLQNTNTEGHLG
- a CDS encoding TetR/AcrR family transcriptional regulator, coding for MKKKIRTPTQSRSRERVELILRTARDLIGKRGIDSVSMREIAQAAGVQIGSLYQYFPGKNQLLLTIMQEYYDRLYEGTKSLLERVRTISELEIAAEKALKQYIHLFQTDPALTNIWAGIRAVPELGIEDDKDTYRNAELMVKTAMRCFTGLRESDLRPFALYFSYSIGSITRLAAETNNEHNRGVIRECREVLHLRLEAFQKLSETRKQAKTRKTNI
- the hpnA gene encoding hopanoid-associated sugar epimerase, which translates into the protein MKKLVTGAAGFIGSAIVRELLKEGHEVKVMIRKSTNTKGLSGLDVEVAYGDICDGSAMRSALKGCDTLYHTAAFFAHWTLDKKLPYEVNVEGTKTSMKAALDAGVGKVVYTSTGNTIGAHGEIPADETAEFNHWKSGDHYSISKYLGEVEALKFVSMGLPIVVVNPTLVIGAGDVKPTTSGQMIIDVVQGAMPGYIDGGTNLIDVSDVAKGHLLAAKKGRVGERYLLGNENLTLSEYFRLIAEIAGVTPPRIKIPYYVALGMGYIFELGAAITKKHPIATASEVRIGKSKEFFDCSKAVRELGLPQTPVKIAIKNAIDWFRENGYLKK
- a CDS encoding NAD-dependent epimerase/dehydratase family protein, which codes for MKKLVVGATGFIGSSIVRELLKDGEEVKVLFMKGRPSRGNLAGLDVEKAYGDIRDGDSIKKALLGCDTLYLAAAYNGHWAPNPKTFYEINLEGTKTALRAALEAGVQKVVYTSSNNAVAASGLVEADEERTFNSWEAKDHYTMSKYIAENEARILAIKGLPIVIVNPTLVIGANDSKPSPSGRTILDIVEKKMPGYIDGGLNIIDVEDVARGHILAAKKGKLGERYLLGNENITVRDYLNLIAGIAGVKPPSIKLPFKLALALGHLFEFGSSITKKPPLVTSSEVRIAKMMEWYNCSKAVKELGLPQTPIDITVKKTINWFRENGYTKK
- a CDS encoding xylulokinase; its protein translation is MKTQKQLSGNDNLILAVDLGTSGCKSAVCTLDGRILSWAYREVELMILPGHGAEQRPEDWWTALLETSRTALNASGVDRSKVRGICCSTQGEVTVPVDEQGQELMNAVLWMDMRGAEHIQNHAGGPVAGYSPRKLWKWIRLTGGAPSLSGKDPAAHMLLIKNEFPEVYERTYKFLNALDYLNMKLTGKFVATPDSILTSWVTDNRDSNRVRYDSSLLTLSGIDPKKFPEIVRCTDIIGGLLPEVASALKLPSGTPVIGGAIDVSAAAIGSGAVVDGEAHLYIGTSSWIAAHVPNKKTDIISSMASVPCAIPGKYLMTAMQTTAGANLSFLKDRILYHQDELLREEHVSDVYKILDRIAARTPAGSRGLLYMPWLYGERCPVDDLSLRGGMVNLSLEHSREDIIRAFLEGVALNTRWMLKPVEKFLKKNLSSITIVGGGATSDVWCQIFADTLGIPVRQPEATVQSNARGSAWIAGIGLGLLKFSDIPELIRIKAEYQPDQKNKKAMDEMFARFMQLHDALGPLYKSWNREKTLIVHGKKTA
- a CDS encoding flavin-containing monooxygenase gives rise to the protein MQRDGFRSGSREAIDYSDFICIVGAGPAGLSMGRSLKSRRIPFHIIERHTDVGGIWDMENPGSPMYKSAHFISSKYLSNYADFPMPSDYPDYPSNRQILAYHRSFAREYDLYPHIEFNASVENIEKNGSKWLVDLGNGELRLYGGIVCATGITWSPNFPKLPGSETFRGEVLHSVKYKDASLFKGKRVLIVGAGNSGCDIACDAGANAEQAFISVRRGYHFIPKHVLGQPADVFGDGAHWIPNWFSQWVLGKLLRFLIGDVTKLGLPAPDHKIFETHPIVNDQLLHNLRHGDVIAKGDIERLNGNFVEFKDGTREKIDMIVLATGYNWSIPYMDQYFEWKNGRPTDLYLTLFHRKYENLYVLGFMETDGGAYKMFDEMANIIAAYIEAKRKGEESARRFQKLIESDHPLLNGGIHYLDTGRHAVYVNQVAYRKYLSKMHQAMNWPQLKPRQFDKLKITNSNSAEKVVGASL